In a genomic window of Mercenaria mercenaria strain notata chromosome 19, MADL_Memer_1, whole genome shotgun sequence:
- the LOC123542652 gene encoding procathepsin L-like produces the protein MLRAAVLGCLLATSLAFNSFLDNEWESYKSAYGKQYEHGVEGLRRQIWESNIKYIEQHNLEADRGLHTYRLGMNEYGDLTNEEFVSVMNGFKQNATKKVCGKFNPPMNVDLSSLPDTVDWRKEGYVTEIKNQGQCGSCWSFSATGSLEGQNFKKTGKLVSLSEKNLMDCSKPEGNKGCEGGLMDQAFAYVIKNEGIDTEESYPYKPKNGPCEFKSEDIGATEKSCMDIETGSEDDLQAAVATVGPISVGIDASHASFQLYRSGVYNERRCSTKKLDHGVLAVGYGKDLMKDYWLVKNSWGKSWGQEGYIMMSRNKDNQCGIATQASFPTM, from the exons ATGCTTCGTGCTGCTGTGCTCGGATGCCTTCTGGCAACATCTCTGGCTTTCAACAGTTTCCTTGACAACGAGTGGGAGTCATACAAATCAGCGTACGGCAAACAGTATGAACACGGTGTGGAGGGTCTCAG ACGCCAGATCTGGGAGAGTAACATCAAATACATCGAACAGCACAACCTGGAGGCGGACAGAGGACTCCATACATACAGACTGGGAATGAACGAATACGGAGACTTG ACAAACGAAGAATTTGTATCCGTAATGAATGGATTTAAACAAAATGCTACAAAGAAAGTGTGCGGCAAATTTAACCCACCAATGAACGTGGATTTATCTTCCCTACCAGATACAGTAGACTGGAGGAAGGAAGGCTatgtaacagaaataaaaaatcag GGACAATGTGGCTCCTGTTGGTCATTCTCAGCTACTGGTTCCCTCGAGGGACAAAACTTCAAGAAAACTGGAAAACTTGTTTCCCTCTCTGAGAAGAACCTAATGGACTGTTCCAAACCAGAGG GAAACAAAGGATGTGAAGGTGGATTGATGGATCAAGCCTTTGCTTACGTCATAAAGAATGAAGGAATTGACACTGAAGAGTCATACCCATACAAACCAAAG AATGGACCATGTGAGTTTAAGTCGGAAGATATCGGAGCAACAGAGAAAAGTTGTATGGACATAGAAACTGGATCTGAGGACGATTTACAGGCTGCAGTAGCAACTGTAGGACCAATCTCTGTCGGCATTGATGCCAGCCATGCTTCTTTTCAACTGTACAG ATCTGGTGTATACAATGAGAGAAGGTGTTCCACTAAGAAACTTGATCATGGTGTCCTTGCTGTAGGTTACGGAAAAGATTTAATGAAGGATTACTGGCTTGTAAAGAACAG CTGGGGCAAAAGTTGGGGACAGGAAGGCTATATCATGATGTCAAGAAACAAAGATAACCAATGTGGCATTGCCACACAAGCAAGTTTCCCTACCATGTAA